Proteins encoded in a region of the Pelobates fuscus isolate aPelFus1 chromosome 11, aPelFus1.pri, whole genome shotgun sequence genome:
- the LOC134576910 gene encoding olfactory receptor 5V1-like, with translation MIQEWNQTRVSEFIFIGISSNRELQLTFFILLLVVYLLCLFGYLAIIIVVKVDPHLQTPMYFFLSHFSFLEMCFTSNTIPKLLYNLLTENNHILFEECIVQMFFFLSFVTIDCLLLTVMSYDRFVAICCPLHYNNIMTKTICNSFTTVLWSIGFVYSAIHTSVLLQLPFCGPNEIDHFFCDFPIVLKLSCSDTFLNHLLMSVTGSLLGFSCLLMILRSYINIITAVVKIRFSERTSKAFSTCTSHLTVVSLYYGTLIFTYLPPPSNYSLNYDKVVALVYCIGNPMLNSIIYSLNNKEVKGAFKKLLQL, from the coding sequence ATGATACAGGAATGGAATCAAACAAGGGTatctgaatttatttttattggaatTTCAAGCAATCGGGAACTGCaacttacatttttcattttacttCTCGTTGTTTACTTATTATGCCTGTTTGGATATCTAGCTATTATCATAGTTGTAAAAGTTGATCCTCATCTTCAAACCCCTATGTACTTTTTTCTcagccatttttcttttttagagaTGTGTTTTACATCAAACACTATTCCCAAATTGTTATACAATTTATTAACAGAAAACAATCACATTTTATTTGAAGAATGCATTgttcagatgtttttttttctctcatttgtAACTATTGACTGTTTGCTGTTGACTGTCATGTCCTATGACCGCTTTGTCGCAATATGTTGTCCTCTCCATTACAACAACATTATGACTAAGACCATATGTAACAGTTTTACTACAGTCTTGTGGTCAATTGGTTTTGTCTACTCAGCCATTCATACATCTGTCCTGTTGCAGCTTCCATTCTGTGGACCCAATGAAATTGATCACTTCTTCTGTGATTTTCCAATCGTCTTGAAATTATCTTGTAGCGATACATTTCTTAATCACTTACTCATGTCTGTAACGGGTAGTTTGCTAGGATTCAGTTGCTTACTAATGATACTGAGGTCTTACATAAACATTATCACAGCAGTTGTTAAAATACGTTTCTCCGAACGAACAAGCAAAGCTTTTTCCACTTGCACCTCTCATCTTACGGTTGTAAGCTTGTATTATGGCACCCTCATTTTCACATATCTACCTCCACCATCTAATTATTCTCTAAATTACGATAAGGTAGTGGCTTTGGTATACTGCATTGGGAACCCCATGCTAAACTCTATCATCTATAGCCTTAACAATAAAGAAGTAAAGGGAGCGTTTAAAAAATTACTGCAATTATAA